In a single window of the Dysgonomonas mossii genome:
- a CDS encoding tyrosine phenol-lyase, with product MAFSKKPWAEPYRIKVVEPLKTTTREHRLKCMKEAGWNTFLLHADDVYIDLLTDSGTNAMSDMQWSRMMIGDEAYAGSRSFYYLEEVCKKYYGYKYILPTHQGRGAENLLSKCMITPGQYVAGNMYFTTTRQHQEIAGGTFVDVIIDEAHKSQSTHPFKGNIDLEKYERLINEKGAKNIAYITVGAPVNMAGGQPVSMANMKAVSELSHKHRIKVVLDATRNIENAYFIQQREEGYKNRSVEDINREFCSYSDAATVSAKKDLYVNIGGLVMCNDPDLYDDLRSLIVVYEGMPTYGGLAGRDMEAMAQGLIEAVQDDMIASRVRQVEYFGNLLHEAGIPIVLPIGGHGVFIDAKKFYSHIPQDQFPAQKLAADIYVESGVRGMERGIVSAGRNKQTGDHYYPELELVRLTVPRRVYTQAHFDVAAWSIIEMFKDRDKARGLRMVYEPKFLRFFQGRFEEL from the coding sequence ATGGCATTCTCAAAGAAACCATGGGCAGAGCCCTATCGCATCAAAGTAGTAGAACCCCTGAAAACCACAACAAGGGAGCATCGTTTGAAATGTATGAAAGAAGCCGGATGGAATACTTTTTTACTCCATGCCGATGATGTCTATATCGATTTGTTGACGGATAGCGGAACGAATGCGATGAGTGATATGCAATGGTCGAGAATGATGATCGGAGATGAGGCCTATGCCGGTAGTCGTAGTTTTTACTATTTGGAAGAAGTTTGTAAAAAGTATTACGGTTACAAATATATTCTGCCTACTCATCAAGGTCGTGGAGCTGAAAACTTACTAAGCAAATGTATGATTACTCCTGGACAGTATGTAGCAGGTAATATGTATTTTACGACTACACGTCAGCATCAGGAGATCGCGGGAGGAACATTTGTGGATGTGATTATCGATGAGGCGCACAAAAGTCAGTCCACACATCCTTTTAAGGGAAACATAGACCTCGAAAAATATGAGAGGCTGATTAACGAAAAAGGCGCAAAAAATATAGCCTATATCACTGTTGGTGCTCCTGTAAATATGGCAGGAGGGCAGCCTGTAAGTATGGCGAACATGAAGGCCGTATCGGAACTGTCTCACAAGCATCGCATTAAGGTTGTATTGGATGCTACACGCAATATAGAGAATGCGTATTTTATCCAACAGCGCGAAGAGGGGTACAAAAATCGCAGTGTAGAGGATATAAATCGTGAATTTTGCTCCTATAGCGACGCTGCGACAGTCAGTGCCAAAAAAGACCTGTATGTAAATATCGGAGGATTGGTTATGTGTAACGATCCCGATCTTTACGATGATTTACGAAGCCTGATCGTTGTATACGAAGGAATGCCAACATACGGAGGTCTTGCCGGAAGAGATATGGAAGCGATGGCTCAGGGGTTGATCGAAGCTGTACAGGATGATATGATAGCCTCACGTGTTCGTCAGGTCGAATATTTCGGTAATCTGTTGCATGAAGCAGGTATCCCGATTGTGTTGCCTATCGGCGGGCACGGTGTATTTATTGATGCGAAGAAATTTTACTCACATATACCTCAAGATCAATTTCCTGCGCAGAAACTGGCTGCGGATATTTATGTAGAATCAGGAGTGAGAGGTATGGAGCGGGGAATTGTATCGGCAGGAAGAAATAAACAGACAGGAGATCACTATTATCCGGAGCTGGAATTAGTAAGATTGACTGTTCCTCGTCGTGTATATACACAGGCTCATTTCGATGTAGCAGCTTGGAGTATAATAGAGATGTTTAAAGATCGGGATAAAGCCCGGGGCTTGAGGATGGTGTACGAGCCTAAATTCCTTCGTTTCTTCCAAGGGCGATTTGAGGAATTATAA
- a CDS encoding lipocalin family protein has translation MNLKFPFIAIIMISLFASCTGIPKNATAVKNFEVEKYMGRWYEIARFDFRFERNLDNTTAEYTLNENQTVGVLNQGHDYIKDTWKSAKGIAKFIGPKDEGRLKVSFFRPFYASYNIIALDKDYKYALVVGKNKKYMWILSRTKTIPDDVKNNYLDLAKKLDLDIDKLVWVNHD, from the coding sequence ATGAATCTCAAATTTCCGTTTATTGCAATCATTATGATTAGTTTATTTGCATCGTGTACTGGTATTCCTAAAAATGCAACAGCAGTCAAAAATTTTGAAGTTGAAAAGTATATGGGGCGGTGGTACGAGATAGCTCGGTTCGATTTTCGGTTTGAACGAAACTTAGATAACACCACTGCTGAATATACCTTGAATGAAAACCAAACGGTCGGTGTGCTAAATCAAGGGCACGATTACATCAAGGATACTTGGAAATCGGCAAAAGGAATAGCTAAATTTATCGGTCCTAAAGATGAAGGCAGGCTAAAGGTTTCTTTCTTCAGGCCGTTTTATGCTTCGTATAATATAATCGCTTTGGATAAGGATTATAAATATGCGCTTGTTGTGGGTAAAAACAAAAAATATATGTGGATTCTTTCACGAACTAAAACTATCCCTGATGATGTAAAAAACAACTATCTTGATTTGGCTAAAAAGCTAGACCTTGATATTGATAAGTTGGTTTGGGTAAATCACGATTGA
- a CDS encoding winged helix-turn-helix domain-containing protein produces MARKRKNTNLPSFDELIIPTVKALVELGGSGSIEEINNKVYEIANLSDDVLQVSHGEDGRSEVDYRLAWSRHI; encoded by the coding sequence ATGGCTCGAAAAAGGAAAAACACCAATTTACCATCTTTTGATGAATTGATTATACCAACTGTAAAAGCTCTTGTTGAATTAGGTGGCTCAGGATCTATTGAGGAAATTAATAATAAGGTTTATGAAATAGCAAACCTATCTGATGATGTTTTGCAGGTTTCTCATGGAGAAGATGGAAGAAGTGAAGTTGATTATAGGCTTGCATGGAGTAGACATATCTGA
- a CDS encoding glycosyltransferase, whose product MKLSVIFCTYNREKYLYNALKSISQQNIPYHDYEIVMVNNNSTDSTESICKQFRYDYPGVNFRYFLETQQGLSYARNRGVQESRGDILVFVDDDATAFESYLSSIKSFFESHPTVSACGGPIVPVYEVEKPKWLSHYTEQLIGGALYEGDKIKPFSNGKYPGGGNSAFRKEVFDKYGLFNVELGRKGTGLIGAEEKDLYDRLTRGGEKFYYLPQMGIHHYIPEKKLTESHFRELTYSIGKSERIRTKSISPNAYQNRIFAECKKWAGSIVLFFTYMLRLSPDKGWKLIQFRWYVSKGLLGK is encoded by the coding sequence ATGAAGCTATCTGTTATTTTCTGTACATACAATAGGGAGAAATATCTGTACAATGCGTTGAAAAGTATTTCGCAGCAGAATATTCCATATCACGACTATGAAATAGTTATGGTGAATAATAACAGTACAGATTCTACAGAAAGTATTTGTAAGCAGTTTCGATACGATTATCCGGGAGTTAATTTCCGATATTTTCTTGAAACGCAACAGGGACTTTCGTATGCACGCAACAGAGGTGTGCAGGAGAGTAGGGGCGATATCCTTGTTTTTGTAGATGATGATGCTACTGCATTCGAATCGTATCTTTCGTCTATAAAATCATTCTTTGAATCTCACCCCACCGTATCGGCATGTGGCGGACCTATAGTGCCTGTATATGAGGTGGAGAAACCGAAGTGGTTGTCTCATTATACCGAACAGCTTATTGGTGGAGCCCTGTACGAAGGTGATAAGATAAAACCTTTCAGCAACGGTAAATATCCCGGAGGAGGAAATTCTGCATTCAGAAAAGAAGTATTTGATAAATATGGACTGTTTAATGTAGAATTGGGACGCAAGGGAACAGGGCTGATCGGTGCTGAAGAGAAAGACCTTTATGACAGGCTGACAAGAGGTGGTGAGAAATTTTATTACCTCCCACAAATGGGTATTCATCATTATATACCCGAAAAGAAACTTACAGAATCTCACTTCAGGGAACTAACTTATTCTATCGGAAAAAGCGAACGTATTCGTACTAAATCGATATCTCCGAATGCCTACCAAAACAGAATCTTTGCTGAATGTAAAAAATGGGCGGGCTCTATTGTCTTGTTTTTTACTTATATGTTGAGGCTCTCTCCCGACAAGGGCTGGAAGCTGATACAATTCAGATGGTATGTAAGTAAAGGGCTGCTGGGGAAGTAG
- the queG gene encoding tRNA epoxyqueuosine(34) reductase QueG, translating into MLANKDISLQIKDYAYSLGFDACGICKAEPIEVEEQQHFKDWLSHSYHADMDYMARNTEKRCNPTLLVEGSCSVISVALNYYPETKQPQENPQFAYYAYGKDYHDVVKSKLQMLLDYIKSLEPAAEGRAFVDTAPILERYWAAKAGLGFIGKNSLLIIPKKGSYFFLGELIINLELTYDTPLNLSCGNCTRCLDACPTSAIVKPRVVNASKCISYQTIENRGEIDEQVIPKMNNRFYGCDICQQVCPWNRYSRPHQTAEFNPSQSFLDLSFDRLDNLSVEDYQKIFKGSAVKRAKFTGLKRNLEALRQNLK; encoded by the coding sequence ATGTTGGCAAACAAAGATATCTCCCTGCAAATAAAAGATTATGCATATAGTCTGGGTTTTGATGCTTGCGGGATTTGTAAGGCTGAGCCGATAGAGGTCGAGGAACAACAGCATTTTAAAGACTGGCTTAGTCATTCATATCATGCAGATATGGATTATATGGCTAGGAATACAGAGAAACGATGCAACCCTACTTTATTGGTTGAAGGTTCCTGTTCGGTAATCAGTGTCGCATTAAACTATTATCCCGAAACAAAGCAACCGCAAGAAAACCCTCAATTTGCTTATTACGCCTATGGCAAAGACTATCACGATGTGGTGAAGAGTAAGTTGCAAATGCTGCTAGATTACATTAAGAGCTTAGAGCCGGCGGCCGAAGGACGGGCTTTTGTTGATACAGCTCCAATCTTAGAGCGTTATTGGGCAGCCAAAGCCGGGTTGGGATTTATCGGAAAAAATTCATTGCTGATCATCCCGAAGAAGGGTTCTTATTTCTTTCTGGGCGAATTGATCATCAATCTTGAGCTGACATACGACACTCCATTGAATTTATCGTGTGGAAACTGTACTCGCTGCTTGGATGCATGCCCTACATCGGCTATAGTAAAGCCTAGAGTGGTGAATGCGAGTAAGTGTATTTCGTATCAGACGATCGAAAATCGTGGCGAGATTGATGAACAAGTGATTCCGAAGATGAATAATCGTTTTTATGGTTGTGATATTTGCCAGCAAGTTTGTCCTTGGAACAGATATTCACGACCGCATCAGACGGCAGAGTTTAACCCCTCTCAGTCTTTTTTAGACTTGTCTTTTGACCGCCTTGATAATCTGTCGGTTGAAGACTACCAGAAGATATTTAAGGGTTCGGCGGTGAAGCGTGCTAAATTTACAGGGTTGAAAAGAAATCTGGAAGCACTGAGGCAGAATTTGAAATAA
- a CDS encoding RNA polymerase sigma factor, whose protein sequence is MDDLRENFLQMLEKYQSILHKVSLIYFRHEDERKDNFQEIVYQMWKAYASLRNRENVVSWIYSISINTSISRIRKDSRMQYREELPDEAYVDMAKQWAVDEDMSMLLTAIYDLNDIDKSIILLYLEEKSYEEISEIIGISKSNVGTRINRAKNVLKDNLIKMGYEKG, encoded by the coding sequence ATGGATGATCTGAGAGAGAACTTTCTACAAATGCTTGAAAAATATCAATCCATTCTGCATAAGGTGAGTCTTATCTACTTTAGGCATGAAGATGAACGGAAAGATAATTTTCAGGAAATTGTTTATCAGATGTGGAAGGCATACGCATCTTTACGAAATAGAGAGAATGTTGTATCGTGGATATACTCAATATCTATCAATACTTCTATATCACGCATTAGAAAAGATTCCCGGATGCAGTACCGCGAAGAATTGCCCGATGAGGCTTATGTTGATATGGCTAAGCAATGGGCTGTAGATGAAGATATGAGTATGCTGTTGACAGCTATTTATGATTTGAATGATATCGACAAATCTATCATACTACTTTATTTGGAGGAGAAAAGCTATGAAGAAATCTCAGAAATCATAGGGATCAGTAAATCCAATGTCGGCACTAGGATAAACCGAGCAAAAAATGTTTTGAAGGACAACTTAATTAAGATGGGTTATGAAAAGGGATAA
- a CDS encoding class I SAM-dependent methyltransferase yields MESSIKKVYTVICPVCGSRGIDPFLSCKDYLTTQEVFEINKCNGCGFAFTQDFPVENEIGKYYEAPEYISHSDTNRGIINSLYHLARKIALKSKSKLVTKYAGSKKGMLLDIGSGTGYFLNRMKELKWIVTGIEKSASARKYAKQKFGIDCQDSEYLYEIPCQTKDVITMWHVLEHLEHLNSVLDYLQKILKDDGTLVIALPNKESFDARYYKEYWAAYDVPRHLWHFSSSDFQRIANRHQFEIIEIKPMYFDAFYISMLSEKNMGHSFASLRGLIRGGVYFLRTLRNKNGSSSLIYILKKKITNTK; encoded by the coding sequence ATGGAGAGCTCTATAAAGAAAGTTTATACTGTAATTTGTCCTGTCTGCGGAAGTCGTGGAATTGACCCTTTTCTATCCTGTAAAGATTATCTTACAACACAGGAAGTCTTTGAAATCAATAAATGTAATGGATGTGGTTTTGCTTTTACTCAGGATTTTCCTGTCGAAAATGAAATCGGAAAATATTACGAAGCACCTGAATATATTTCACACTCGGATACAAACCGGGGGATAATAAACAGTCTGTACCATCTGGCTCGCAAGATAGCATTGAAGTCGAAGTCGAAGCTGGTTACCAAGTATGCGGGCAGTAAAAAAGGGATGTTGCTTGATATAGGTTCAGGAACCGGTTACTTTCTAAATCGGATGAAAGAACTGAAATGGATTGTAACAGGTATCGAGAAATCGGCATCGGCCAGAAAGTATGCAAAACAAAAATTCGGCATAGATTGTCAGGACTCCGAATATCTTTACGAGATTCCGTGCCAGACAAAAGATGTGATTACGATGTGGCATGTGCTGGAGCATCTCGAACATCTGAACAGTGTACTGGACTATCTCCAAAAAATATTGAAAGATGACGGTACTCTCGTTATAGCCTTGCCCAATAAAGAATCGTTTGATGCAAGATACTATAAAGAATATTGGGCTGCCTACGATGTGCCCCGCCACCTATGGCATTTCTCTTCTTCCGATTTTCAGCGCATAGCAAACAGGCATCAGTTCGAAATTATAGAAATCAAGCCGATGTATTTCGATGCTTTCTATATATCTATGCTGAGTGAGAAAAATATGGGACATTCGTTTGCCAGTTTGCGAGGGTTGATTCGGGGTGGAGTTTATTTCTTACGTACCTTGAGGAATAAAAATGGCAGTAGTTCGTTGATTTATATATTAAAGAAGAAAATAACAAACACAAAATAA
- a CDS encoding restriction endonuclease, whose amino-acid sequence MTPSAFERLTQRLLRESGFVQVEVTGKSGDGGIDGKGIMRMSGLLSFHVIFQCKRYKGSVSPSQIRDFRGAMQGRADKGLFITTGHFTREAIKEATRDGAPPIDLIDGEFLCDKLKELKLGVDIQLIEAVEIKEEWFLKI is encoded by the coding sequence ATTACTCCATCTGCATTTGAGCGACTTACTCAAAGATTACTTCGTGAAAGTGGATTTGTTCAAGTGGAAGTGACGGGAAAATCAGGAGATGGAGGCATTGATGGGAAAGGTATTATGAGAATGAGTGGTTTACTAAGTTTTCATGTTATTTTCCAATGTAAAAGATATAAAGGATCTGTTTCTCCAAGTCAGATAAGGGATTTCAGAGGTGCAATGCAAGGGCGTGCAGACAAAGGACTTTTTATTACGACCGGACATTTTACAAGAGAAGCTATCAAAGAAGCCACAAGAGATGGAGCTCCTCCAATTGATTTAATTGATGGCGAGTTTCTTTGTGATAAGTTGAAGGAGTTAAAATTAGGCGTAGATATTCAGCTCATTGAAGCTGTTGAGATAAAAGAAGAATGGTTTTTGAAAATCTAA
- a CDS encoding nitroreductase family protein, whose protein sequence is MKKNLKEAIEGRRTYYAINDKSPISDDQIKEIIDFAVLHVPSSFNSQSTRVVLLLNDNHKKLWDIVKSVLKKLVSPEAFPATEAKIDGAFAAGHGTILFYEDTDVVKGLQDAFPAYSENFPVWSQHTSAMHQFAIWTMLEEAGLGASLQHYNPIIDEEVAKAFNISPKWKLIAQMPFGTPTSEAGPKEFQPLESRVVVFK, encoded by the coding sequence ATGAAAAAGAATCTTAAAGAAGCAATAGAAGGTCGTAGAACATATTACGCTATCAATGACAAGAGCCCTATTTCAGATGATCAGATAAAAGAAATTATAGATTTCGCAGTTTTGCATGTTCCATCATCATTCAACTCGCAATCAACAAGAGTAGTTCTCCTGTTGAATGACAATCACAAAAAACTGTGGGATATCGTAAAATCAGTATTGAAGAAGCTTGTTTCACCTGAAGCTTTTCCGGCTACAGAAGCTAAGATAGACGGTGCGTTTGCTGCAGGTCATGGAACAATTCTTTTCTATGAAGATACAGACGTTGTAAAAGGTTTGCAAGATGCATTCCCGGCATACAGCGAAAACTTCCCAGTGTGGTCTCAGCACACATCGGCAATGCACCAGTTTGCAATCTGGACAATGCTCGAAGAAGCAGGACTAGGCGCATCACTGCAACATTACAATCCGATAATTGATGAAGAAGTAGCAAAAGCATTCAACATCAGCCCTAAATGGAAACTGATAGCTCAAATGCCGTTTGGCACACCAACAAGCGAAGCAGGACCAAAGGAATTCCAACCGCTAGAAAGCAGAGTCGTAGTATTTAAATAA
- a CDS encoding HAD family hydrolase, translating into MHFSGVIFDFNGTLFWDTKLHNKAWDIFLTKHGLFLSDEDKFKKMHGKNNKDLFIELFNKPLSDVEIQKYVLEKEGLYQDLCLQTDMQLAPGASDFLDFLKDKKIPFTIATASGKENLDFYFEHLPLTRWFEYDKVVYNNGKIKGKPDPQIYQNALAIIGKQPEDVIIFEDAVAGLQSARNAKAGKIIVVNSNDDDYTDWSDCQIIKNFDEVDRTQFVL; encoded by the coding sequence ATGCATTTTTCGGGAGTAATATTTGATTTTAACGGAACATTATTTTGGGATACTAAGCTGCATAATAAAGCATGGGATATATTTCTGACTAAACATGGTTTGTTTTTATCCGATGAGGACAAGTTTAAGAAGATGCATGGTAAAAACAATAAAGATTTGTTTATTGAATTATTTAATAAGCCCTTGTCTGACGTTGAGATTCAAAAATATGTGCTTGAGAAAGAAGGACTGTATCAGGACTTATGTTTGCAAACAGATATGCAATTAGCTCCCGGCGCTTCTGATTTCCTGGATTTCCTGAAAGATAAAAAGATACCATTTACCATCGCCACTGCCTCAGGGAAAGAGAATCTCGATTTTTATTTCGAGCATCTTCCTCTTACACGATGGTTCGAATACGATAAGGTTGTTTATAACAACGGAAAGATAAAAGGAAAACCCGATCCTCAGATATATCAGAATGCTTTGGCTATTATCGGCAAACAACCTGAGGATGTCATTATATTCGAAGATGCTGTAGCCGGATTGCAATCTGCACGAAATGCAAAAGCCGGAAAAATAATTGTCGTAAACTCAAATGATGACGATTATACAGACTGGTCGGATTGCCAAATAATTAAAAATTTTGACGAAGTAGATAGAACGCAATTTGTATTATAA
- a CDS encoding YfhO family protein, whose protein sequence is MIKKEQSLVKMLLPHIIAVVAFLFITMAYFSPMLQGKVLSQHDVTQYQGSAKEISDYYYNEGKTSAWTGSMFSGMPAYQIGVHGGSPNFLDYLEAPVKALGNTTAGPVFAGMLMAYILFCLMGFSPAVAILGAVAYSLSSYNIVILNAGHVTKAWALAYMPLIVAGFMSLFKNKILLGSVLVGLGLALQIKSNHLQVTYYTGLLSVILFITYAVEVLSKKNYKSFLMSCGAMIIAVALAVLANLGNIYGNMEMARESTRGKSELTSPKSESEKQSTGLDKDYAFGWSYGKAETFTFLVPNLYGGESKPYDKDAQSIKVLTQKVQSGEIPAEFANQVSRIPQYWGDQPFTQGTVYLGAIVCFLFLLGMIIIRSNVKWGLLVATIFFILLAWGKNLEWFNDWFFYHFPLYSKFRAVSTALVVPALTIVMVAVWGIKEFFSGEIDKKKLKKALYISLGVVGGLCLILWIAPGAFFNFTSGADAQWKAQVPEWYYNALLTDRQDLMSSDALRSLVFVLLGAAILYFSLRTKVDTKKMTIYGSLGLAVLVLIDLWGIDKRYLNENNFVAKSTYKTETFSPSVADQAILKDQHPSYRVLNLNNPFAETTTSYYHKSIGGYHAAKLKRYQELIDNRLDGEVNQIIGTFSSQNIDTIMASFNKTKALNMLNAKYVIYHPEQPPLVNPNAMGNAWFVNEYKLVNNADEEIAAINTLDPHTTAVVDKRFESELSGLKITPDSTATIELVSYKPDVLTYKTKAVSEQLAVLSEIYFSNGWQAYVDGKEVPHFRADWTLRAMRVPAGEHEIVFKFEPQGYYNSRHVATASSAVLVLLLIGIIIRPFVLKRKEK, encoded by the coding sequence ATGATAAAAAAAGAGCAGTCTTTGGTGAAGATGTTGTTGCCACATATTATTGCAGTGGTTGCATTTTTATTTATAACAATGGCATATTTTAGCCCTATGTTGCAAGGTAAAGTGTTGTCGCAGCACGATGTAACACAATATCAGGGTTCAGCAAAGGAAATTAGTGACTATTACTATAATGAGGGTAAGACTTCGGCATGGACAGGCTCGATGTTCTCCGGTATGCCTGCGTATCAGATAGGTGTGCATGGAGGCAGTCCAAATTTTCTTGACTATCTCGAGGCTCCTGTAAAAGCATTGGGTAACACCACGGCAGGACCTGTTTTTGCAGGTATGCTGATGGCCTATATCTTATTTTGCTTGATGGGATTCAGTCCGGCAGTTGCTATATTGGGGGCTGTTGCATATTCGCTGTCATCTTACAATATTGTTATACTCAACGCCGGGCACGTGACTAAAGCATGGGCGCTGGCATATATGCCGCTGATAGTGGCAGGCTTTATGTCGTTGTTTAAGAATAAAATCCTGCTTGGTAGTGTGTTAGTCGGTTTGGGGCTGGCATTACAAATAAAAAGTAATCACTTGCAGGTAACTTATTATACCGGTTTACTCAGTGTTATACTCTTCATTACATATGCGGTTGAGGTGCTCTCAAAAAAGAATTATAAGTCATTCCTTATGTCGTGCGGCGCCATGATTATCGCTGTGGCTTTGGCTGTATTGGCTAATCTGGGGAATATATACGGTAATATGGAAATGGCACGAGAAAGTACCCGTGGAAAGTCTGAACTGACTTCGCCGAAGTCCGAGTCAGAAAAGCAATCGACAGGACTTGACAAAGATTATGCTTTTGGGTGGAGTTATGGTAAAGCCGAAACATTCACATTCCTTGTTCCTAATCTTTACGGGGGAGAATCGAAACCTTATGATAAAGATGCTCAGAGTATAAAAGTATTGACACAGAAGGTGCAATCGGGAGAAATTCCTGCCGAATTTGCCAATCAGGTGTCACGCATTCCTCAGTATTGGGGCGACCAGCCTTTTACTCAGGGGACTGTATATCTCGGAGCAATCGTTTGTTTCTTGTTCCTGTTGGGTATGATTATTATAAGAAGCAATGTAAAATGGGGGTTGCTCGTGGCTACTATCTTTTTCATATTGCTGGCTTGGGGTAAAAATCTGGAATGGTTCAACGATTGGTTTTTCTATCACTTCCCGCTCTATAGTAAATTCAGGGCGGTGTCTACAGCTTTGGTAGTGCCTGCACTCACTATTGTTATGGTTGCCGTGTGGGGAATAAAAGAATTCTTCTCGGGAGAAATAGATAAAAAGAAACTAAAAAAAGCACTTTATATATCGTTAGGCGTAGTTGGTGGTCTTTGTCTTATCCTTTGGATAGCGCCGGGAGCATTCTTCAATTTCACTTCGGGTGCAGATGCACAATGGAAAGCACAGGTTCCTGAATGGTATTATAATGCATTGCTGACCGATCGTCAAGACCTGATGTCGTCCGATGCTTTACGCTCTTTGGTATTTGTTTTATTGGGCGCAGCAATTTTGTATTTCTCTCTTCGGACGAAGGTTGATACAAAGAAAATGACAATATATGGTTCGCTGGGACTTGCCGTTTTAGTCTTGATTGATTTGTGGGGAATTGATAAACGCTATTTGAATGAGAATAATTTTGTGGCTAAAAGTACCTACAAAACAGAAACGTTTTCTCCGTCGGTAGCCGATCAGGCTATCTTGAAAGATCAGCATCCTTCCTACAGGGTTTTGAATCTGAATAATCCGTTTGCCGAAACAACGACTTCTTATTATCATAAATCTATTGGAGGCTATCATGCAGCCAAGCTGAAACGTTATCAGGAATTGATCGATAATCGTCTGGATGGTGAAGTTAATCAGATCATCGGTACATTCAGTTCACAAAATATAGATACAATCATGGCATCGTTTAATAAAACGAAAGCACTGAATATGTTGAATGCAAAATACGTAATATATCATCCTGAGCAACCGCCATTGGTAAATCCGAATGCAATGGGCAACGCTTGGTTTGTAAATGAATACAAGTTGGTAAATAATGCTGACGAAGAAATAGCTGCAATCAATACTTTAGATCCGCACACAACAGCCGTTGTAGATAAGCGTTTCGAAAGCGAATTGTCGGGATTAAAAATTACCCCCGACTCTACAGCTACAATAGAATTGGTATCATATAAGCCGGATGTGTTGACTTACAAAACCAAAGCTGTCTCAGAGCAACTAGCCGTACTTTCCGAGATTTATTTCTCGAATGGTTGGCAGGCTTATGTTGATGGAAAGGAAGTTCCTCACTTCCGTGCTGATTGGACATTGCGGGCAATGCGTGTTCCGGCAGGAGAACATGAAATTGTTTTTAAGTTCGAGCCTCAGGGATATTATAACAGCCGCCATGTGGCAACAGCCTCTTCGGCAGTACTTGTTTTGTTGTTGATCGGCATAATTATAAGACCTTTTGTTTTGAAGAGAAAGGAAAAATAA